In Pseudomonas glycinae, the DNA window CTTGGCGGCGTTGAAGGTTGCCTGGAACAGTCGCCCGAGCAGCGGCCCGATGGTGCCGGCCTCGCGGGCCACGGCGTAGGCTGACTTCATCTGGCCGAGAATCTGCGGCTCGCCCAGCACCAGCGAGTCGAGCCCGGAGGCGACGCGCATCATGTGACGAACGGCCGCATCGTCTTCATGCACATAAGCGCTCGCGCGCAGCTCATCGAGGCTTAAATGGTGATAGTCGGCCAGCCAGCGCAGCACGATATCGGCCGACAGCTGATCCTGTTCTATATACAGCTCACTGCGATTGCAGGTGGAGAGGATCGCAGCTTCGCGGCTGTCGGTGAGTCGGCAGAGCTGCTGCAAGGCCTCCACCAGCTGCTCAGGGGTAAAGGCCACGCGCTCGCGGACGTCTACTGAAGCAGTCTTGTGGTTGATACCGAGTGCAAGGAAGGCCATTCAAGGTCGCTGATGGTGACGTGAAGCCGGCAATTGTCCTACTTCGTCAGATTCAGAACAACTACCGCTGACTATTGTCCCAATTGCCGGCCCCTATAATGGCCACAATCGAGACTCGGTTATGTTTGGCCGAAGGCTTGTGTCATGATGATCCGACCGCAGGTTAGTCGTCCTCTTCCTATATGAATAGATCTTCCGCGTTGCTCCTCGCTTTTGTCTTCCTCAGCGGCTGCCAGGCCTTGGCCCCCGTTTCGCAGGACGGTGCCTCACCGGTCGAAGACACCACGCCGGCCCCTGAAAAGCCCAAGGTTTACAGCTCGTTCAGCCAGGAAACGGTGTTCAGCCTGCTGAGTGCCGAACTCGCCGGCCAGCGCAATCGTTTCGACATTGCCCTGGACAACTACGTGACCCAGGCCATCAACACCCAGGATCCTGGCGTTTCCGAGCGTGCCTTCCGCATCGCCGAGTACCTGGGCGCCGACCAGCCGGCCCTCGATACCGCACTGATCTGGGCGAAAAACGCCCCTGACGACCTCGAAGCACAGCGCGCTGCCGCCGTGCAACTGGCGCGCGCCGGGCGTTATGACGACTCGATGGTCTACATGGAGAAAGTCCTGCAGGGCAAGGGCGACACCCATTTCGACTTCCTCGCGCTATCGGCCGCCGACACCGATCAGGAAACCCGCAACGGCCTGATGAAAAGCTTCGACCGCCTGTTGCAGCGTCACCCGAACAACAATCAGCTGATTTTCGGCAAGGCCCTGCTGATGCAGCAGGACGGCGACACCCGAGGTGCGCTGACCCTGCTCGAAGACAATCCGCCGGAAGACGGCGAGATCGCCCCGATCCTGCTGCGCGCGCGCCTGCTGCAAGGGCTGAATCGCGGCGACGAAGCCTTGCCGCTGCTGCAAAAGAGCATCAAGAAGTATCCGGACGACAAGCGCCTGCGCCTGACCTACGCGCGGATGCTGGTGGAACAGGACCGGATGGACGACGCCAAGGTCGAGTTCTCCACCCTGGTTCAGCAATACCCGGAAGACGACGAACTGCGTTACTCGCTGGCACTGGTCTGCCTGGAAGCCAAGGCCTGGGACGAGGCCAAGGGCTATCTGGAAGACCTGATCGCCCGGGAAAGCCACGTCGATTCGGCGCACCTGAACCTGGGGCGTATCGCCGAAGAACGCAACGACCCGCAAGGCGCGCTTATCGAATACGCCCAGGTCGGCCCCGGCAACGACTATCTGCCGGCGCAACTGCGTCAGGCCGATATTCTGATGAACAACGGCAAGACCGCCGAAGCCCAGAGCAAACTCGCCGCCGAGCGTGACGAGCAGCCGGACTACGCGATCCAGTTGTACCTGATCGAAGCCGAAACCCTGTCCGCCAACAATCAGGGCGACAAGGCCTGGAAAGTCCTGCAACAAGCGTTGCAGCAGTATCCGGACGATCTGAATCTGCTTTACACCCGCGCCATGCAGGCGGAAAAGCGCAATGACCTGGCGCAGATGGAAAAAGACCTGCGCCTGATCATCAAGCGCGATCCGGACAACGCCATGGCCCTCAACGCCCTCGGCTACACCCTGTCCGACCGCACCACCCGCTACGCTGAAGCCAAGGCGCTGATCGAACAGGCCCACCAGATCAACCCGGAAGACCCGGCGGTTCTCGACAGCCTCGGCTGGGTGAACTTCCGCATGGGTAATCTGGAAGACGCCGAGAAATACCTGCGTCAGGCCCTTGAGCGCTTCCCCGACCACGAAGTCGCCGCACACCTGGGCGAAGTGCTGTGGGCCAAGGGTAAACAGCGCGAAGCGAAACAAATCTGGGGCAAGTTCCTCAAAGACCAGCCTGACAGCACCATCCTGCGCAGCACCATCAAGCGCCTGACCGGATCCGAGACTCTTTAACTCATGTTTTTGCGCCACGTCATCGTTTTCAGCTTCATCGCCCTGCTCGCCGGCTGCGCGGGCTTCGGCGCCCGTGAATCGGTCGAGGGCCAAGGCAGCCCTGCACAATGGGCCGCGAACAAACAGCAACTGACCGGCCTCGACGGCTGGCAGATCGATGGCAAGATCGGTATCCGCGCCCCGAAAGACTCGGGCAGCGGCACATTGTTCTGGCTGCAACGTCAGGACTACTACGACATTCGCCTGTCCGGCCCGCTGGGGCGTGGCGCGGCGCGACTCACCGGCCGCCCGGGTGCCGTGTCGCTGGAAGTGGCGAATCAGGGCCGTTATGAAGCGCCGACTCCGGAAGCACTGGTCGAAGAGCAACTGGGCTGGAAACTGCCGGTCTCGCATCTGGCCTGGTGGGTTCGCGGCCTCCCGGCACCGGACAGCAAAAGCCGTCTGACCCTGGACGGCAACAGTCGCCTGGCCAATCTGGATCAGGATGGCTGGCAGGTCGAATACCTCAGCTATGCCGAACAGAACGGTTACTGGCTGCCCGAGCGGATCAAGCTGCACGGCAGCGATCTGGACGTGACGCTGGTGATCAAGACCTGGCAACCGCGCAAACTGGGGCAATAAAGCATGACCGTTCCACGCCTCACGCTGCCATCGCCGGCCAAACTCAACCTGATGCTGCACATTCTCGGTCGTCGTGAAGACGGTTATCACGAGTTGCAGACGCTTTTTCAGTTCCTCGACTACGGCGACGAAATCACCTTCGCCGTCCGTGACGATGGCGTGATTCGCCTGCACACCGAATTCGACGGTGTGCCCCACGACAGCAACCTGATCGTGCGCGCGGCCAAAAAACTCCAGGAACAATCCGCTTGCCCGCTTGGCATCGACATCTGGATCGACAAGGTCCTGCCGATGGGCGGCGGCATCGGCGGCGGCAGCTCGAATGCGGCCACCACCCTGCTTGGCCTCAATCATTTATGGCAACTGGATTGGGATGAGGATCGCCTGGCCGCACTGGGCCTGACGCTGGGCGCCGACGTGCCGGTGTTCGTGCGTGGCCATGCGGCTTTTGCCGAAGGTGTCGGTGAGAAACTCACCCCGGTCGAGCCCGCCGAACCGTGGTACGTCGTGCTCGTTCCGCAAGTCTCTGTTAGTACGGCAGAAATTTTTTCAGATCCTTTGTTGACACGTAACACGCCGCCCATTAAAGTGCGCCCCGTTCCCGAGGGAAACAGTCGAAATGACTGCTTGCCGGTGGTTTCGAGGCGTTATCCAGAAGTACGTAACGCATTGAATTTGTTAGGTAATTTTACCGAAGCAAAACTTACCGGAACTGGAAGTTGTGTGTTTGGGGGCTTCCCAAGCAAAGCTGAAGCTGATAAAGTCTCGGCCCTTCTGACAGAGACCCTTACAGGGTTTGTAGCAAAAGGAAGCAACGTTTCGATGTTGCATCGCAAGCTGCAAAGTCTGCTCTAAAGGAATCAAGTGCCCGGCACTTGAAAGCAACAGATACAGGGGCGTCGCCAAGCGGTAAGGCAGCAGGTTTTGATCCTGCCATGCGTTGGTTCGAATCCAGCCGCCCCTGCCATTTTCCTATACTCATCCAGGTATACCCTCAGCCTTCAGGTACTGCGCGTGTCCAAGATGATGGTCTTTACGGGGAACGCTAACCCCGATCTGGCTCGGCGTGTCGTACGTCAGCTGCATATCCCTCTCGGTGACATCTCTGTCGGTAAGTTTTCCGACGGCGAAATTACAGCCGAGATCAATGAAAACGTTCGTGGTAAAGACGTCTTCATTATTCAGCCGACTTGCGCTCCGACCAACGATAACCTGATGGAACTGGTAGTGATGGCTGATGCCTTCCGCCGCTCCTCGGCTACTCGTATCACTGCTGTTATTCCTTATTTTGGTTATGCCCGTCAGGATCGCCGTCCGCGTTCCGCACGTGTGGCTATCAGCGCAAAAGTCGTTGCTGACATGCTTACCGTAGTCGGCATCGACCGTGTTCTCACGGTTGATCTGCATGCTGACCAGATTCAGGGTTTCTTCGATATTCCGGTAGATAACATCTACGGCTCCCCGGTTCTGGTGGATGACATCGAAGATCAGCGCTTCGAGAACCTGATGATCGTGTCCCCGGACATTGGTGGCGTCGTGCGTGCACGTGCCGTTGCCAAATCCCTGGGCGTGGATCTCGGGATCATCGACAAACGCCGTGAGAAAGCCAATCACTCTGAAGTGATGCATATCATCGGTGATGTCGAAGGGCGTACCTGCATTCTGGTCGATGACATGGTCGATACCGCCGGCACTCTGTGCCACGCGGCCAAGGCCCTGAAAGAGCATGGCGCAGCCAAGGTCTTTGCCTACTGCACACACCCTGTGCTGTCGGGTCGGGCCATCGAGAATATCGAAAATTCCGTGCTGGACGAGCTGGTGGTCACTAACACCATCCCGCTGTCCGCTGCAGCACAAGCCTGTGCACGTATCCGTCAACTGGATATCGCACCGGTTGTTGCCGAAGCGGTTCGCCGCATCAGCAATGAAGAATCGATCAGCGCGATGTTCCGTTAAGGGCCCTGCCCTTCGCGAAATGTCTCGTTGACGAAAAGCGCCCCGCCCCGGCATTCCTGCCGGGGCGGGGCTTTTTTGCCCATACCGTGTTCGGCGCTGGTCGCAAACGCCACTCGGTCATGGCTATTTTGGAGATACAAAATGAACGATTTTACTTTGAATGCTGAACTGCGTTCCGACCTGGGGAAAGGTGCGAGCCGCCGCCTGCGTCGTCTCGCTGCCCTGGTTCCAGCTGTTGTTTACGGTGGCGACAAAGCCCCTGAATCCATCAGCATGCTGGCCAAAGAAGTTGCCAAACTGCTCGAAAACGAAGCGGCCTACAGCCACGTTATCGAACTGAACGTTGGTGGCACCAAGCAGAACGTGATCATCAAGGCTCTGCAACGTCACCCGGCCAAAGGCCACGTGATGCACGCTGACTTCGTACGCGTTGTAGCTGGCCAGAAACTGACCGCTATCGTTCCTGTGCACTTCATCAACGAAGCTGCTCCAGTGAAGAAAGGCGGCGAAATCTCGCACGTTGTTGCCGAGATCGAAGTTTCCTGCCTGCCGAAAGATCTGCCTGAGTTCATCGAAGTCGACCTGGCTAACGCTGAAATCGGCACCATCGTTCACCTGTCGGACATCAAGGCTCCTAAAGGCGTTGAGTTCGTTGCTCTGGCACACGGCGATGACAAGGCTGTTGCCAACGTCCACGCTCCACGTGTTGCTCCAGAAGCTACCGAAGAAGGCGCAGCAGAGTAATTCACTCTGCCATGCCTGAGTGAGCAGGTAACATCGCGGACTGGAACGTAGCGAGAAAGCGGGCGGGAACGCGGAGTTTACATCCATGGTAAATGAGCATTTTTCGTCCACTTTCGCCGCCTTCACGGATCGCGGCGATGTTATCCACCACTCAAAGGAAGGGCCCCTATCGTGACTGCCATCAAACTGATCGTTGGCCTGGGAAATCCAGGCGCTGAATACGAGCAGACCCGGCATAACGCAGGGGCCCTTTTTGTTGAGCGCATCGCCCACGCACAGA includes these proteins:
- a CDS encoding tetratricopeptide repeat protein; the encoded protein is MNRSSALLLAFVFLSGCQALAPVSQDGASPVEDTTPAPEKPKVYSSFSQETVFSLLSAELAGQRNRFDIALDNYVTQAINTQDPGVSERAFRIAEYLGADQPALDTALIWAKNAPDDLEAQRAAAVQLARAGRYDDSMVYMEKVLQGKGDTHFDFLALSAADTDQETRNGLMKSFDRLLQRHPNNNQLIFGKALLMQQDGDTRGALTLLEDNPPEDGEIAPILLRARLLQGLNRGDEALPLLQKSIKKYPDDKRLRLTYARMLVEQDRMDDAKVEFSTLVQQYPEDDELRYSLALVCLEAKAWDEAKGYLEDLIARESHVDSAHLNLGRIAEERNDPQGALIEYAQVGPGNDYLPAQLRQADILMNNGKTAEAQSKLAAERDEQPDYAIQLYLIEAETLSANNQGDKAWKVLQQALQQYPDDLNLLYTRAMQAEKRNDLAQMEKDLRLIIKRDPDNAMALNALGYTLSDRTTRYAEAKALIEQAHQINPEDPAVLDSLGWVNFRMGNLEDAEKYLRQALERFPDHEVAAHLGEVLWAKGKQREAKQIWGKFLKDQPDSTILRSTIKRLTGSETL
- the lolB gene encoding lipoprotein insertase outer membrane protein LolB gives rise to the protein MFLRHVIVFSFIALLAGCAGFGARESVEGQGSPAQWAANKQQLTGLDGWQIDGKIGIRAPKDSGSGTLFWLQRQDYYDIRLSGPLGRGAARLTGRPGAVSLEVANQGRYEAPTPEALVEEQLGWKLPVSHLAWWVRGLPAPDSKSRLTLDGNSRLANLDQDGWQVEYLSYAEQNGYWLPERIKLHGSDLDVTLVIKTWQPRKLGQ
- the ispE gene encoding 4-(cytidine 5'-diphospho)-2-C-methyl-D-erythritol kinase; this encodes MTVPRLTLPSPAKLNLMLHILGRREDGYHELQTLFQFLDYGDEITFAVRDDGVIRLHTEFDGVPHDSNLIVRAAKKLQEQSACPLGIDIWIDKVLPMGGGIGGGSSNAATTLLGLNHLWQLDWDEDRLAALGLTLGADVPVFVRGHAAFAEGVGEKLTPVEPAEPWYVVLVPQVSVSTAEIFSDPLLTRNTPPIKVRPVPEGNSRNDCLPVVSRRYPEVRNALNLLGNFTEAKLTGTGSCVFGGFPSKAEADKVSALLTETLTGFVAKGSNVSMLHRKLQSLL
- a CDS encoding ribose-phosphate pyrophosphokinase, with translation MSKMMVFTGNANPDLARRVVRQLHIPLGDISVGKFSDGEITAEINENVRGKDVFIIQPTCAPTNDNLMELVVMADAFRRSSATRITAVIPYFGYARQDRRPRSARVAISAKVVADMLTVVGIDRVLTVDLHADQIQGFFDIPVDNIYGSPVLVDDIEDQRFENLMIVSPDIGGVVRARAVAKSLGVDLGIIDKRREKANHSEVMHIIGDVEGRTCILVDDMVDTAGTLCHAAKALKEHGAAKVFAYCTHPVLSGRAIENIENSVLDELVVTNTIPLSAAAQACARIRQLDIAPVVAEAVRRISNEESISAMFR
- a CDS encoding 50S ribosomal protein L25/general stress protein Ctc → MNDFTLNAELRSDLGKGASRRLRRLAALVPAVVYGGDKAPESISMLAKEVAKLLENEAAYSHVIELNVGGTKQNVIIKALQRHPAKGHVMHADFVRVVAGQKLTAIVPVHFINEAAPVKKGGEISHVVAEIEVSCLPKDLPEFIEVDLANAEIGTIVHLSDIKAPKGVEFVALAHGDDKAVANVHAPRVAPEATEEGAAE